A genomic stretch from Neomonachus schauinslandi chromosome 16, ASM220157v2, whole genome shotgun sequence includes:
- the PEG3 gene encoding paternally-expressed gene 3 protein encodes MYEPGDDNSDLRSEDSMSRKGAESPPPRSASSFCSDRDREWDQDWDRDRNRDWELDWDRERERRGRSRDLESRDRWPYTRNPRNRLPQRDLSLPLMEKTTFAMERERKRRDSVMDYESRSQDAVSYQDVVNLTEDRKPQNPIQDNMENYRKLLSLGVQLAEDDGHSHMTQGHSSRSKRSSAYPSTSRGLKTMPETKKSTHRRGICEDESSHGVIMEKFIKDVSRNSKSGRARESNDRSQRFPRRPDNDWKEVSFNKRESVIQERGYEGNAFAGSYNFNSSLVSKKRVLERKRRYQFDTDGKGSVHEQKGYARKRPFECSEMRKAMSMSSLSAPSFTESHPLDFGAMPYVCDECGRSFSVISEFVEHQIMHTRENLYEYGESFIHSVAVSEVQKSQAGGKRFECKECGETFNKSAALAEHRKIHSREHLAECNDEEYEEPFMPSPTFSELQKIYGKDKFYECKVCKETFLHSSALIDHQKTHGRDDKDNERGEAFKPSPPLNEVQKMYGKEKMYECKVCGETFHHSSSLKEHQKIHTRGNLFENKGKMCEETFIPGQSLKRRQKSYSKEKLYDFKDGGDAFRQSSDLSEHQKIHSRKNHYEGRGTYEKSVIHSVPFTESQKSHTITRPPENEDEKAFTISSNPDDNQKIPTKENVCERKPYERSVIHSLAFAKAQKSHSAVGPSKSQVIAESTQTSSVIEHQKVHAGENSEGKKYERSVIHSLAAFKPPKNYNGNEVVACDEKGESSTYISDLRDKQQKTPARENPYEGAKSNNYKDSVIQSVSRIEPQKSLTSAGSSESSVPSSNVREHQKARAKKKNIERRNYETSVIHSLRFGEPHTFRPREKFYECPECGESFVRSSDLTEHQKIHDRKKPSGSKNYERSVIRSLASTDPQTKQAQTSYAQQQVRNKCKECGECFATIEELGAHQKIYAREEFHGRKLFGNSVIQGTGLNGPRQVEPRQEEPRQDEPDEQDEQDEQDEPEDTIYGCKDCGLGFADRADLKDHQKVHGREYLIDSREYTHSVIHTHSVSEYQKDYIGEQLYECPACGESFVHSSFLFEHQKIHEQDQFFGHRRYEEPFMQPLVINPRRPRAPQKNPPAGTSLQCHVCGQDFIHGSVLSEHMRIHTGEDLPEQGQGSEDAVSPGLALTEFQRSQTEEKHYECKTCGESFLNQSDLREHMRIHEKDEPYDYGASFVHTSFLTEPPKRDSPFYECKDCGKSFIHNTVLTKHQKLHLEEEEEEGAQEVEANVLVPREVLRIQGSNVEAAEPEVEAAEPEVEAAEPNVEAAEPNGEAEGPDGEAAEPNGEAEQPNGEAEQPNGDADEPDGAGIEDPEERVEEPEGKAEEPEGDADEPDGAGIEDPEEEGEDQEIQVEEPYYDCRECGETFTSNSAYGEHLKTHARVIIFEPGNVYGESSRYTEHASTSTSGNDRADDKYFKCDVCGQLFSDRLSLARHQNTHTG; translated from the exons ATGTATGAGCCAGGAG ACGACAACAGTGACCTCCGCAGCGAAGACAGCATGAGCCGGAAGGGAGCAGAGTCCCCGCCACCACGCTCCGCCTCTTCTTTCTGCA GTGACCGGGACCGGGAATGGGACCAGGACTGGGACCGGGACCGGAATCGGGATTGGGAGCTAGATTGGGACCGGGAGCGGGAgcggagaggcagaagcagagaccTGGAGTCTCGAGACCGCTGGCCATACACCAGGAATCCCAGAAACA GACTTCCTCAACGGGATCTTTCCCTTCCTCTGATGGAGAAAACAACTTTTGCGATGGAAAGAGAGCGCAAGCGTAGGGACTCCGTGATGGATTATGAGTCAAGATCCCAG GATGCAGTGTCATACCAGGACGTTGTGAACCTGACTGAGGACAGGAAACCTCAGAACCCGATTCAGGACAACATGGAGAACTATAGGAAGCTGCTCTCTCTGG GGGTTCAGCTTGCCGAAGACGATGGCCACTCCCACATGACACAAGGCCATTCATCGAGGTCAAAGAGAAGTAGTGCCTACCCGAGCACCAGTCGAG GTCTGAAAACCATGCCTGAAACCAAAAAGTCAACCCATCGGCGGGGAATTTGTGAAGATGAATCTTCCCACGGGGTGATAATGGAAAAATTCATCAAGGATGTTTCACGCAACTCCAAATCGGGACGGGCCAGGGAATCTAATGATCGGTCACAGAGGTTCCCCAGAAGACCAGACAATGATTGGAAAGAAGTTTCATTCAACAAGAGGGAGTCGGTGATTCAGGAGAGGGGCTATGAAGGGAATGCCTTTGCGGGAAGCTATAATTTTAACTCGAGTCTTGTTTCCAAAAAGAGAGTTCTTGAAAGAAAAAGGCGCTATCAGTTTGACACAGATGGGAAGGGCTCCGTTCATGAGCAGAAAGGCTATGCAAGGAAGAGACCTTTTGAATGTAGTGAAATGAGAAAAGCCATGAGCATGAGCAGCCTTAGCGCCCCCTCCTTCACTGAGTCACACCCACTTGATTTTGGGGCAATGCCTTATGTGTGTGATGAGTGTGGGAGGTCTTTCAGTGTGATTTCAGAATTTGTCGAACATCAGATCATGCATACTAGAGAGAATCTCTATGAGTATGGTGAATCGTTTATTCATAGTGTGGCTGTCAGTGAGGTTCAGAAAAGTCAGGCTGGGGGGAAACGCTTTGAATGTAAAGAGTGTGGGGAAACCTTCAATAAGAGTGCCGCTCTTGCCGAACATCGGAAAATTCATTCTAGAGAGCATCTTGCAGAATGTAATGATGAGGAGTATGAGGAGCCCTTCATGCCTAGCCCAACCTTCAGTGAGCTTcagaaaatatatggaaaggATAAATTCTATGAATGTAAGGTGTGTAAGGAAACCTTCCTTCATAGTTCTGCCCTGATTGACCACCAGAAAACCCATGGTAGAGATGACAAAGATAATGAGCGTGGGGAAGCCTTTAAACCCAGCCCACCCCTTAATGAGGTTCAGAAAATGTATGGTAAAGAGAAAATGTATGAATGTAAGGTGTGCGGGGAGACCTTCCATCATAGCTCATCCCTGAAAGAACATCAGAAGATCCATACTAGAGGAAACCTATTTGAAAATAAGGGTAAAATGTGTGAGGAAACCTTTATTCCTGGTCAGTCCCTTAAAAGGCGTCAGAAATCTTACTCAAAAGAGAAGCTCTATGACTTTAAAGATGGTGGGGATGCCTTTAGGCAAAGCTCAGACCTCAGTGAGCATCAGAAAATTCATTCTCGAAAGAACCACTATGAAGGCAGAGGTACGTACGAGAAGTCTGTCATTCATAGCGTGCCCTTCACTGAATCTCAGAAGAGTCATACTATAACAAGACCACCTGAAAACGAGGACGAGAAGGCGTTCACCATCAGCTCTAACCCTGATGACAACCAGAAGATTCCTactaaagaaaatgtgtgtgagaGGAAACCATATGAGAGGTCTGTTATTCATAGCTTAGCCTTTGCTAAAGCTCAGAAAAGTCACAGTGCAGTGGGGCCCAGTAAATCACAAGTGATTGCAGAGTCTACCCAGACCTCAAGTGTTATCGAACATCAGAAAGTCCATGCCGGAGAGAATTCCGAAGGAAAGAAATATGAGAGGTCTGTTATCCATAGCTTAGCTGCTTTCAAACCTCCCAAAAATTACAATGGAAATGAAGTCGTTGCATGTGATGAAAAGGGAGAATCCTCTACTTACATCTCAGACCTTCGTGATAAGCAACAGAAAACTCCTGCCAGAGAGAACCCTTATGAAGGGGCCAAGAGTAACAACTACAAGGACTCCGTTATACAAAGTGTATCCCGTATCGAACCTCAGAAAAGTCTTACTAGTGCCGGGTCCAGTGAATCGTCTGTTCCCAGCTCAAATGTCCGCGAACATCAGAAGGCTCgtgctaagaaaaaaaacattgagCGTAGGAACTATGAGACCTCTGTAATTCACTCCCTACGTTTTGGCGAACCTCATACATTTCGCCCTAGAGAGAAATTCTATGAATGTCCAGAGTGTGGAGAATCCTTTGTTCGTAGCTCCGACCTCACTGAGCATCAGAAGATTCACGATAGAAAGAAGCCCTCTGGAAGTAAAAACTATGAAAGATCTGTAATTCGCAGCTTAGCCTCTACTGACCCTCAGACAA AGCAAGCACAGACGAGTTATGCTCAACAGCAAGTGCGCAATAAATGTAAAGAGTGTGGGGAATGCTTTGCCACCATTGAAGAGCTTGGTGCACATCAGAAAATCTATGCCCGAGAAGAATTCCATGGTCGGAAGCTCTTTGGAAACTCTGTTATTCAGGGCACAGGCCTTAATGGGCCTCGGCAGGTAGAGCCTCGGCAGGAAGAGCCTCGGCAGGATGAGCCAGATGAACAGGACGAGCAGGATGAGCAGGATGAGCCTGAAGACACAATCTATGGATGTAAGGATTGTGGGCTGGGCTTTGCAGATCGTGCAGACCTTAAGGATCATCAGAAGGTTCATGGCAGAGAGTATCTCATCGACAGTCGTGAGTACACACATTCTGTAATCCATACCCATTCTGTCAGTGAATATCAGAAAGATTATATTGGAGAGCAGCTCTATGAATGCCCTGCATGTGGGGAATCTTTTGTtcatagctcattcctttttgaGCATCAGAAAATCCATGAGCAAGATCAATTCTTTGGCCATAGAAGGTATGAGGAGCCTTTTATGCAACCCTTGGTCATTAACCCACGGAGGCCTCGTGCCCCACAGAAGAATCCTCCTGCAGGAACATCCCTTCAATGCCACGTGTGTGGACAAGACTTCATTCATGGCTCTGTCCTTAGTGAACATatgagaattcatactggagaggaTTTACCGGAGCAGGGCCAGGGAAGTGAAGATGCAGTCAGTCCAGGCTTAGCCCTTACTGAGTTTCAGAGAAGTCAAACCGAAGAGAAACACTATGAATGTAAAACATGTGGAGAATCCTTCCTCAATCAGTCAGACCTTAGGGAGCACATGAGAATTCATGAGAAAGATGAGCCCTATGATTATGGGGCCTCCTTCGTTCACACCTCATTTCTTACTGAGCCCCCTAAAAGAGATTCACCATTCTATGAATGCAAGGACTGTGGGAAGTCCTTCATTCATAACACAGTTCTCACTAAACATCAGAAGCTTCAtcttgaagaggaagaagaagaaggagccCAGGAGGTTGAAGCCAATGTGCTTGTTCCACGAGAAGTTCTTCGGATCCAGGGATCAAACGTAGAAGCTGCTGAGCCAGAGGTGGAGGCTGCTGAGCCAGAGGTGGAGGCTGCTGAGCCTAATGTGGAGGCTGCTGAGCCCAATGGAGAGGCCGAAGGGCCAGATGGGGAGGCTGCGGAGCCAAATGGGGAGGCTGAACAGCCCAACGGCGAGGCTGAACAGCCCAATGGAGATGCTGATGAACCAGATGGTGCAGGGATAGAAGACCCAGAAGAAAGAGTTGAAGAGCCAGAGGGAAAGGCTGAAGAGCCAGAGGGAGATGCTGATGAGCCAGATGGGGCAGGGATCGAAGACCCAGAAGAAGAAGGTGAAGATCAAGAGATTCAGGTTGAAGAACCATACTATGACTGTAGGGAATGTGGAGAAACCTTCACTTCCAACTCAGCTTATGGTGAGCACCTGAAAACCCATGCCAGGGTGATAATATTTGAGCCTGGAAATGTCTATGGGGAAAGCTCACGCTACACTGAACATGCCAGCACCAGCACTAGTGGCAATGATAGGGCTGATGACAAGTACTTCAAATGTGATGTCTGTGGGCAGCTTTTCAGTGATCGCCTTTCCCTTGCTAGACACCAGAATACTCATACCGGCTGA